TCGATAGAGCCGACCATGCTCCAGAGAGGGGAGATCGTGTCTGTTCCAGAGCAGCGACTGCAGGAGCTGATCCGAGTTTGTGTTCAATAGTCCGTTTGGTTTCATTTCTTCTTCAACGTGCATATTGTCGTTCATGTGAGATCCCGTCCTTTATCAAAAGAGTATGAATGCGCATACATTCCCTTAACTTCGTTTACCTCGTAATTTGCTTAGTCCCCGTATACTTGCAGTTGTACCTTTTCCTTGTTTCGAGCCGTGCTCTGATCCTCTCTTAAATCCATTGCGGGGGTGACCGCTTGTGCTTCTCGCCCTGCTTCTCCAACTGCGGATATCCCGTTCCCGCGCATCAAGCAAAAGCGGTAGAATGACGCAGTCCTTGCAGACAGCAGCTCTTCCTAGGTTTGCAGTGGAGACGTTCATCCTCACCATCATATACAAACATATGTTTGTTATGCAACTGATAAATACAGAGTATGACAAAATACGAATTCAGACAAAGGAACTTTAGGTAGTTTCACCAGATATGCTGTAAGCTTTTTTTTCTTCTTGATAGTTTTCTGATAATTACCGCTTATAGTCAAACGTAGCCACAAATGAGATGGATTTACGAAAGGAGTTTGATTTATGGGGAAGTCTTTCAAGCGTTGGCTCGTCTTGACGTTCAGCATATTTATTCTATTAACAGGATGCGGGAGCCTGAAAGATTTCACACAAAAGGTGATAGATGAAACAGAAAAAACCGCCCATTTTACATTGGATCTCGAGGAGGATACTCCATATACCATTGAGCAGCTCATCGATGATGGCCAGTTGGACAGAGTTGTTTTTGGCGGAAGACTGTATGAACTAAAGGATGAAGTCAATCCGAAGTCCAAGGGAGAGTATCTAGGGTTCATTGGGCAGACGCATTATGTGGATCAAGAGGGGAAGAGGTGGACAGAAGAGGAGCTAAAGAAGCCATATGTTTACTACAATCCGAAAGACATTCGAGAGAAACAGCCTTTGACCTACGGTTCCGCCTATCGATACAAACGGCAGCCTGAAGGCAGTTTCGACCTGATTATCATTGAGCTCAACAAAAAGCTTTTTCAAGCCAAGATGGTGCAGGGGGATTAGGGATTATCGCATCTTTGAAACATTTATTATGAAAGGATGAATGATTGTTGAAGGGTCAATTGTTAGAAATGAAGAAGGTCTCAAAAAGCTTTGGTAAGGAAAAAGTCGTAAAAGAGCTGTCGTTGCAGGTGCCTGAAAATTCCATATATGGATTGCTCGGCCCTAATGGAGCCGGAAAGTCCACCACACTTAAGATGCTGACCGGCATCATTACGCCGACATCCGGCAGCATTTGGTTTGATGGTCATATCTGGAGTCGGCGGGACCTTGGCCAAATCGGAGCGCTGATCGAATCCCCACCCATTTATGAAAATTTAACAGCTTTCGAAAATTTGAAGGTTCGGAGTCTGCTGCTCGGACTGCCGGACTCTCGGATCAAGGAAGTTTTAAATATTGTAGATCTTCAGTATACCGGCAAAAAAACGGCAAGCCAATTTTCTATGGGGATGAAACAGCGGCTAGGTATAGCGATTGCCCTTCTGAATCGTCCCCGGTTGCTTATCCTGGATGAGCCTACCAACGGCTTGGACCCGGTTGGAATTCATGAACTTAGGGAGCTTATTCGTACCTTCCCCCGTCTAGGTATGACCGTGATTCTCTCAAGCCATATACTGTCCGAGGTTGAACAAATCGCCGATCGTATCGGTATCATCAGCCAAGGCGTTTTGGGATATCAGGGAGAGATCCAATCAGGACAAAATTTGGAGCAGTTATTTATGGACGTGGTTGCTGCCCATAGGATCAGAGGTGGGGTAGTACAATGATGGATTTCCTTCGGTCAGAACATCTGAAACTGAAACGCACATTCTCATTGAAGCTGCTTATCCTAGTCCCTTTCGCAAATGTGGCATTTTCTTTCATCATGAATCCCATGTATTTTGTATCCAATACGATCAATTGGTGGTCCATTCTGTTCCTGCCGCTCACGATTGCGCTATGGTGCTGCCTGACACATCAAAAGGAACAGCGAGCTTCGAGTTATTCCGGCGTCTATCTGCTACCGGTTTCTGTGAAAAAAATATGGTTTGCGAAGCAGTTAGTAATTTCTATCTATTCCCTTGCTGCGATGATGGTTTATCTTGTTGTAATGGGCATTGCCGGCATGCTGTTATCCGGAGAGCTTATCGTTAATGTTAGGACTCTTGTGGCTGTTTTGGTACTCTGGATCACAACGCTTTGGGAAATTCCTTTGTGTTTATGGCTGGCTCGGAAATGGGGAGCGGCCTTGGCCATGGGATTCAACATTGTGTGTGCATTGGGGTTTGGAATTCTGCTCTCTGCTCGGACGTTATGGTGGGCATGTCCATGGAGTTGGTCCATTCGGCTGATGTCTCCGGTTGTCAAGGTACATCCCAATGGAACCTTGCTTGAACAAGGACATCCCCTTCTTGAGTTGCAGGTTCTTCCGATTGGAATCGGTTTGTCGATATTGCTGACCCTACTCCTATGTTTATGGACGATGCAGCGATTTGAGCCACAAAAAAGCGCATAAACAATAGGGAGGGTAAAGTAGGAGTATGAGTTTGTGGAGATGTTTAAGAGCGGATTTGTTAAAGCTTCGAAGAACCAAGATTTTATGGATTCATGTTGCGATTCCAGTCGTATGTGCAGTGCTTTTTCTGGGTTACTTCCATGGTAGAAAGATGGATTCTTTTCAGATGTATTCCTTTTACATGGAGAGCATCGGCGTTGCACTGCCCTTGCTTCTTGGGATGATCACCGGCTTGATGGTTTACCAAGAAAGACGTGCAGGGCACTTTCAAGTACTTCTTAGTGGTTCCGCATCCCGCTTATCAGGATATACGAGCAAGCTGCTGCTCTTGATTTTATTCGAGGCTTTTTCGATTCTTTTGGCTGTAGTACTATGGGTAGCAGGGATGAAATGGGTATTGCACTTGACCGATATTCCTTTGTGGAGTTACTTTTACGGATGGCTTTGGCTTACAGGTTCCAGTCTATTGATATGGATCGTACAACTTTTTTCAGCCTTTATGTTTGGAATGGGTGCTTCGATTCTATTGGGAGGCGCAGGGCTTCTGTTATCGGCACTTATGGCGACAGGGTTGGGAGATGGGATATGGATGTATGTCCCTTGGGCCTGGGGAGTTCGTTTCAGTGGGTTAACCGGCCTATTGCAAGAAGGAACCTTGCCGATGGAATTGGTGGACTATGTTCAAGATGAGTTAAAGCAGGGGCTTGTGTTTGCGACTTTGCTAACTTTAGCCGGTCTGGTTTTAAGTATGATCTGGTTTCGCCGATGGGAAGGCAAGCAAGCGCATGAATAGGCTGTTATTATAGGGAAAGACGTGATAGAAATGGCCAAAATCTTGGCGATTGACGACGACTCTGACATTTTAGCATTAATATCCAATATTTTGCATCGCGACCAACATGTCGTGATAACCCTTCAGGAAGTTACAGACATTAATCCAGAATTTTTTCAAGAATACGATCTGATCCTTTTGGACGTCATGATGCCTTATGTGGATGGCTTTGAGCTATGCAGGAGGATTCGGGGGTTTGTCAGCTGCCCCATTCTCTTTCTTACAGCCAAATCCCAAGAGGAGGATGTGGTTAACGGCTTGATGACGGGAGGGGATGATTATATTGCAAAACCGTTTGGCGTAAAAGAGCTGCGTGCGCGGGTAAATGCCCATTTGCGGAGGGAATCCCGGGAAAAGAACGTATCGAGGATGACCGTCGCGGGGGTTACTTTTGATTATGACGCCAAAGAAGTGTGGGTGGGGGAGCAACAGGTTCGGTTAACCCCCAATGAGTATAAGATATGCGAAATGCTTGCCAGACGGAAGGAGCGGGTATTCAGCCGGGAAGAAATCCATCAAGAGATATATGGAATCGATGGGGATGCCCTGTTTACTACGATTACGGAGTTTATACGGTCAATCCGCAGTAAATTTAATGCGTGTGGAGTGTCTCCGATCTCGACGGTCTGGGGAGTGGGCTACCGATGGCAAAACGACTGAAACAGACAACTCTACGTGTAGAGCTGCTCAAATACGTCATTTCATTAACCGTGTGTCTCGTTTCAATCGTACTTATAGGCGTATTCCTAAACCAGCTCGCCATTAATTCAGGGCTTGTGGTAAACGCTAATTATGATGAACGACGCGTGCTTGAAGCTGAGTCGATGATACAGGAAACTCCCCAATTCAAGAGGGAGCTGGTTCCCGATGAGATCCCGTTCGTTGTGCTGAAAAAGCCTGCGCTTGAAGTGGTAGATGGATCACTGGATGCTGCGGGAATGTCCTCGGCCATTCGGGCGATCCAGAACAGGACGGCTTACCAGGGACAATCGGTATACCGGGTCGTTGAGAGAGAGGATGCATACGTTGTTTTACATTATAAGGTTCGTACGCGCTTTACCTCACCGTTTTTAAGGGAGCATTTTCCGGATTATGAAGTGACAACCATCGCGCTGGGCATTGTATTGATCATAGGTGTGGTGTTGGCTGTCACTTCGGTGTTCGCGAGGAGACTTCAACGCCAATTCGACCGTATACAGGAGCTGACCCGAAGCATTCAAAACCAGGATCTGAGTCTGGAAGCGCAGGGGTCCCCGATTAAAGAATTCGATGATGTCATGACCTCCCTTCAGGAGATGGCAAAGGCGTTAGAGGCCTCACTGAAAGCGCAGT
This Paenibacillus sp. JZ16 DNA region includes the following protein-coding sequences:
- a CDS encoding NisI/SpaI family lantibiotic immunity lipoprotein; amino-acid sequence: MGKSFKRWLVLTFSIFILLTGCGSLKDFTQKVIDETEKTAHFTLDLEEDTPYTIEQLIDDGQLDRVVFGGRLYELKDEVNPKSKGEYLGFIGQTHYVDQEGKRWTEEELKKPYVYYNPKDIREKQPLTYGSAYRYKRQPEGSFDLIIIELNKKLFQAKMVQGD
- a CDS encoding lantibiotic protection ABC transporter ATP-binding protein yields the protein MKKVSKSFGKEKVVKELSLQVPENSIYGLLGPNGAGKSTTLKMLTGIITPTSGSIWFDGHIWSRRDLGQIGALIESPPIYENLTAFENLKVRSLLLGLPDSRIKEVLNIVDLQYTGKKTASQFSMGMKQRLGIAIALLNRPRLLILDEPTNGLDPVGIHELRELIRTFPRLGMTVILSSHILSEVEQIADRIGIISQGVLGYQGEIQSGQNLEQLFMDVVAAHRIRGGVVQ
- a CDS encoding lantibiotic immunity ABC transporter MutE/EpiE family permease subunit, producing MMDFLRSEHLKLKRTFSLKLLILVPFANVAFSFIMNPMYFVSNTINWWSILFLPLTIALWCCLTHQKEQRASSYSGVYLLPVSVKKIWFAKQLVISIYSLAAMMVYLVVMGIAGMLLSGELIVNVRTLVAVLVLWITTLWEIPLCLWLARKWGAALAMGFNIVCALGFGILLSARTLWWACPWSWSIRLMSPVVKVHPNGTLLEQGHPLLELQVLPIGIGLSILLTLLLCLWTMQRFEPQKSA
- a CDS encoding lantibiotic immunity ABC transporter MutG family permease subunit, which translates into the protein MSLWRCLRADLLKLRRTKILWIHVAIPVVCAVLFLGYFHGRKMDSFQMYSFYMESIGVALPLLLGMITGLMVYQERRAGHFQVLLSGSASRLSGYTSKLLLLILFEAFSILLAVVLWVAGMKWVLHLTDIPLWSYFYGWLWLTGSSLLIWIVQLFSAFMFGMGASILLGGAGLLLSALMATGLGDGIWMYVPWAWGVRFSGLTGLLQEGTLPMELVDYVQDELKQGLVFATLLTLAGLVLSMIWFRRWEGKQAHE
- a CDS encoding response regulator transcription factor, which gives rise to MAKILAIDDDSDILALISNILHRDQHVVITLQEVTDINPEFFQEYDLILLDVMMPYVDGFELCRRIRGFVSCPILFLTAKSQEEDVVNGLMTGGDDYIAKPFGVKELRARVNAHLRRESREKNVSRMTVAGVTFDYDAKEVWVGEQQVRLTPNEYKICEMLARRKERVFSREEIHQEIYGIDGDALFTTITEFIRSIRSKFNACGVSPISTVWGVGYRWQND